The following proteins are co-located in the Cupriavidus pauculus genome:
- a CDS encoding ABC transporter substrate-binding protein has protein sequence MKLHRRAALILSTLAFATVAAAPAQAQNTPVAIGMSGWTGFAPLSLADKAGIFKKHGVDVEIKMIPQKDRHLALASGAIQCAATTVETHVAWNANGVPITQIVQLDKSYGADGLAVRGDVKSFADLKGKTIGVDAPGTAPYFGLAWMLKKNGMTLKDVKLTTLSPQAAAQAFVAGQNDAAMTYEPYLSTVRANPDKGRILATTLDYPMVTDTLGCAPKWLKDNPKAAQALVDSYFEALELIRKEPEKSNEIMGAAVKQTGEQFAKSSSYLRWQDKAANQKFFSGELASFSKEAADVLKDIGVIRQVPDVTALYDARFLK, from the coding sequence ATGAAGCTGCACCGCCGCGCCGCATTGATCCTTTCCACCCTGGCATTCGCCACGGTGGCCGCCGCCCCGGCCCAGGCCCAGAACACGCCGGTTGCCATCGGCATGAGCGGCTGGACCGGCTTTGCGCCGCTGTCGCTGGCCGACAAGGCCGGCATCTTCAAGAAGCACGGGGTGGACGTGGAGATCAAGATGATCCCGCAGAAGGACCGGCACCTGGCGCTGGCCTCGGGCGCGATCCAGTGCGCGGCGACCACGGTCGAGACGCACGTGGCGTGGAATGCCAATGGCGTGCCGATCACGCAGATCGTCCAGCTCGACAAGTCGTACGGCGCCGACGGCCTGGCCGTGCGCGGCGACGTGAAGTCGTTTGCCGACCTCAAGGGCAAGACCATCGGCGTCGATGCGCCGGGTACCGCGCCGTACTTCGGCCTCGCGTGGATGCTGAAGAAGAACGGCATGACGCTGAAGGACGTCAAGCTGACCACGCTGTCGCCGCAGGCCGCCGCGCAGGCGTTCGTGGCCGGCCAGAACGACGCGGCGATGACCTACGAGCCGTACCTGTCCACGGTGCGCGCCAACCCGGACAAGGGCCGCATCCTGGCCACCACGCTCGACTATCCGATGGTGACCGATACGCTCGGCTGCGCGCCCAAGTGGCTCAAGGACAATCCCAAGGCCGCGCAGGCGCTGGTCGACAGCTACTTCGAGGCGCTGGAGCTGATCCGCAAGGAGCCGGAAAAATCCAACGAGATCATGGGCGCGGCGGTCAAGCAGACCGGCGAGCAGTTTGCCAAGTCGTCGTCGTACCTGCGCTGGCAGGACAAGGCGGCGAACCAGAAATTCTTCTCGGGCGAGCTGGCCAGCTTCAGCAAGGAAGCGGCCGACGTGCTCAAGGACATCGGCGTGATCCGCCAGGTGCCCGACGTGACGGCGCTCTATGACGCCCGGTTCCTCAAGTAA
- a CDS encoding ABC transporter ATP-binding protein, producing MSALSIQQVSRTFANPNGGSTQALLPVDFEVRDNDFVTILGPSGCGKSTLLRIVAGLDAPSGGRVLLDGQPVAGPGADRGMVFQSYTLFPWLTIEQNVRFGLRERGMSLAEQKERSDFFISRVGLRGFEQHYPKQLSGGMQQRTAIARALANDPKILLLDEPFGALDNQTRVLMQELLLGIWESHRKTVLFVTHDIDEAIFMANRVAVFSARPGRIKSEIAVDFPHPRHYTIKTSPEFSVLKARLTEEIRAEAMASAEH from the coding sequence ATGAGCGCGCTGTCGATCCAGCAGGTTTCTCGTACTTTCGCCAATCCGAACGGGGGCAGCACGCAGGCGCTGCTGCCGGTGGACTTCGAGGTGCGCGACAACGATTTCGTGACGATCCTGGGTCCGTCGGGCTGCGGCAAGTCCACGCTGCTGCGCATCGTGGCCGGGCTCGATGCGCCCAGCGGCGGCCGGGTGCTGCTGGACGGCCAGCCCGTGGCCGGCCCCGGCGCCGACCGCGGCATGGTGTTCCAGTCGTACACGCTGTTTCCGTGGCTGACCATCGAGCAGAACGTCCGCTTTGGCCTGCGCGAGCGCGGCATGAGCCTGGCCGAGCAGAAGGAGCGTAGCGATTTCTTTATTTCGCGCGTCGGGCTGCGCGGTTTCGAGCAGCACTATCCGAAGCAGTTGTCGGGCGGCATGCAGCAGCGCACGGCAATTGCGCGCGCGCTGGCCAACGACCCGAAGATCCTGCTGCTCGACGAGCCGTTCGGCGCGCTGGACAACCAGACGCGCGTGCTGATGCAGGAGCTGCTGCTGGGCATCTGGGAATCGCACCGCAAGACGGTACTATTCGTCACGCACGATATCGACGAGGCCATCTTCATGGCCAACCGCGTGGCGGTCTTTTCCGCGCGGCCCGGTCGGATCAAGAGCGAGATCGCGGTGGATTTTCCCCATCCGCGCCATTACACGATCAAGACGTCGCCCGAGTTCTCCGTGCTCAAGGCACGGCTCACCGAGGAGATTCGCGCCGAGGCCATGGCTTCGGCCGAACACTGA
- the hutH gene encoding histidine ammonia-lyase, translating into MTADSRPLLTLNPGHVTLDDLRRIHRGEVRLAMADAAWAGVRAAQATVQDIIDADAVVYGINTGFGKLAQSRIAHDKLAELQRNLVLSHSVGTGPDLAPDTVRLILAIKAVSLARGHSGVRRELIEALLALANHGVTPCIPAKGSVGASGDLAPLAHMSCTLIGVGDVLVDGRRVPAAQGLEHAGLRPFTLGPKEGLALLNGTQVSTALALAGLFAAEDTFAAGLVAGALSLEAIKGSVKPFDARIHAARGQAGQIAVAGAVRAMLDGSDIVDSHKTCGRVQDPYSIRCQPQVMGACLDNLAHAARILRIEANAASDNPLVFSEQGDVVSGGNFHAEPVAFAADILALAIAEIGAISERRLALLLDTGLSGLPPFLVRDGGLNSGFMIAQVTAAALASENKSLAHPSSVDSLPTSANQEDHVSMATYGARRLGDMAANTAVIVGIEAMAAAQGIEFHRPLKSSPLVEQELARIRSRVAFVEQDRYLAPDIEAMKQWVVQGDAGAGWPAAVRDILPTNAAA; encoded by the coding sequence ATGACCGCAGATTCCCGCCCCCTCCTGACCCTGAACCCCGGCCACGTGACGCTGGACGACCTGCGCCGCATCCATCGTGGCGAAGTGCGCTTGGCGATGGCCGACGCCGCCTGGGCCGGCGTGCGCGCCGCGCAGGCCACCGTGCAGGACATCATCGACGCCGACGCCGTGGTCTACGGCATCAACACCGGCTTCGGCAAGCTGGCCCAGTCGCGCATCGCGCACGACAAGCTGGCCGAACTGCAGCGCAACCTGGTGCTGTCGCACAGCGTGGGCACCGGCCCCGACCTGGCGCCGGACACCGTGCGGCTGATCCTGGCGATCAAGGCCGTGAGCCTGGCGCGCGGCCATTCGGGCGTGCGCCGCGAACTGATCGAGGCGCTGCTGGCGCTGGCCAACCACGGCGTCACGCCGTGCATCCCGGCCAAGGGGTCGGTCGGCGCGTCGGGCGATCTGGCGCCGCTGGCGCATATGTCGTGCACGCTGATCGGCGTGGGCGACGTGCTGGTCGATGGCCGCCGCGTGCCGGCCGCGCAGGGGCTGGAACACGCGGGGCTGCGGCCGTTCACGCTGGGTCCCAAGGAAGGGCTGGCGCTGCTCAACGGCACCCAGGTGTCCACCGCGCTGGCGCTGGCTGGCCTGTTCGCGGCCGAGGACACCTTCGCCGCCGGGCTCGTGGCCGGCGCGCTGTCGCTGGAAGCCATCAAGGGCTCGGTCAAGCCGTTCGACGCCCGCATCCACGCGGCGCGCGGCCAGGCCGGCCAGATCGCCGTGGCCGGCGCCGTGCGCGCGATGCTGGACGGCAGCGACATCGTCGACTCCCACAAGACCTGCGGCCGCGTGCAGGACCCGTATTCGATCCGCTGCCAGCCGCAGGTGATGGGTGCCTGCCTGGACAACCTCGCGCACGCCGCCCGCATCCTGCGCATCGAGGCCAACGCCGCGTCGGACAACCCGCTGGTCTTCTCCGAGCAGGGCGACGTGGTGTCGGGCGGCAATTTCCACGCCGAGCCGGTGGCCTTCGCGGCCGACATCCTGGCGCTGGCCATCGCCGAGATCGGCGCGATCTCCGAGCGCCGGCTGGCGCTGCTGCTCGATACGGGCCTGTCCGGCCTGCCGCCGTTCCTGGTGCGCGACGGCGGCCTGAACTCGGGCTTCATGATCGCGCAGGTCACGGCGGCGGCGCTGGCGTCGGAAAACAAGTCGCTGGCGCACCCTTCCAGCGTCGACAGCCTGCCCACGTCGGCCAACCAGGAAGACCACGTGTCGATGGCCACCTACGGCGCCCGCCGCCTGGGCGACATGGCCGCCAACACGGCCGTGATCGTCGGCATCGAGGCCATGGCGGCCGCGCAGGGCATCGAATTCCACCGCCCGCTCAAGTCGTCGCCGCTGGTGGAGCAGGAACTGGCCCGCATCCGCAGCCGCGTGGCGTTTGTCGAGCAGGACCGCTACCTGGCGCCCGACATCGAGGCGATGAAGCAGTGGGTGGTACAGGGCGACGCCGGCGCCGGCTGGCCCGCCGCCGTCCGCGACATCCTGCCCACCAACGCCGCAGCCTGA
- a CDS encoding ABC transporter permease yields the protein MSQASTTQAPAPIVAAAADRAARARHPWLSPLVPVSSRARWMLGLSFFVLFFGVWAAATLGGFVSRTFLADPLTMANEGWLLFTQYGFIGDIGMTVWRVVGGFVLAAVLAVPLGILMGSYKAAEAFFEPFVSFCRYLPASAFIPLLILWAGIGETQKLLVIFIGSFFQIVLMVAVTVGGARKDLVEAAYTLGATPRGIVRRVLIPGAAPEIAETLRLVLGWAWTYVIVAELIGSSSGIGHMITDSQALLNTGQIIFGIIVIGCIGLVSDLVFKLANQRLFPWSSIK from the coding sequence ATGTCGCAAGCCTCCACCACGCAGGCGCCCGCGCCCATCGTCGCCGCAGCGGCCGACCGCGCGGCGCGCGCCCGCCATCCGTGGCTGTCGCCGCTGGTGCCCGTGTCGTCGCGGGCCCGCTGGATGCTCGGCCTGTCGTTCTTCGTGCTGTTCTTTGGCGTCTGGGCGGCCGCCACGCTGGGCGGATTCGTGTCGCGCACGTTCCTGGCCGATCCGCTGACGATGGCCAACGAAGGCTGGCTGCTGTTCACGCAGTACGGCTTCATCGGCGACATCGGCATGACGGTCTGGCGCGTGGTGGGCGGCTTCGTGCTGGCGGCCGTGCTGGCCGTGCCGCTGGGCATCCTGATGGGGTCGTACAAGGCAGCCGAGGCGTTTTTCGAGCCGTTCGTGTCGTTCTGCCGCTACCTGCCGGCATCGGCGTTCATCCCGCTGCTGATCCTCTGGGCCGGCATCGGCGAGACGCAGAAGCTGCTGGTCATCTTCATCGGGTCGTTCTTCCAGATCGTGCTGATGGTGGCGGTGACCGTGGGCGGCGCGCGCAAGGACCTGGTGGAGGCGGCCTACACGCTGGGCGCCACGCCGCGCGGCATCGTCCGGCGCGTGCTGATTCCGGGCGCGGCGCCCGAGATTGCCGAGACGCTGCGGCTGGTGCTGGGCTGGGCCTGGACGTACGTGATCGTGGCGGAGCTGATCGGCTCGTCGTCGGGCATCGGCCACATGATCACCGACAGCCAGGCGCTGCTGAACACTGGCCAGATCATCTTCGGCATCATCGTGATCGGCTGCATCGGGCTGGTGTCCGACCTTGTCTTCAAGCTGGCCAACCAGCGCCTGTTCCCGTGGAGTTCGATCAAATGA
- the hutC gene encoding histidine utilization repressor — MNSSAHPAAHPAAPAPASNAPAALYQQVKEYIARQIQSGAWQPGDRVPSEQELVNRFSVSRMTVNRALRELSEQGRVVRVAGVGTFVAEHKPQSTLLSVVNLQDEIRMRGHDYACDVILVERVSASIEVAAALELRTGESVYHSICIHREDGVPVQLEDRYVNPRVAPDFITQDFADTQPGEYLLRNVPYDQVEHVVDAIAATPEQAAQLEMPPTQPCLLLTRRTWTSGVPVTFVRCLHPGNRYRLGSRFRADGNPAFG; from the coding sequence ATGAATTCGTCCGCCCATCCGGCAGCCCACCCCGCGGCGCCCGCCCCCGCCTCCAACGCCCCGGCCGCGCTGTACCAGCAGGTCAAGGAATACATCGCGCGCCAGATCCAGAGCGGCGCGTGGCAGCCGGGCGACCGCGTGCCGTCAGAGCAGGAGCTGGTGAACCGGTTCTCGGTGTCGCGCATGACGGTCAACCGCGCGCTGCGCGAGCTGTCGGAGCAGGGCAGGGTGGTGCGCGTGGCCGGCGTGGGCACGTTCGTGGCCGAGCACAAGCCGCAGTCCACGCTGCTGTCGGTGGTCAACCTGCAGGACGAGATCCGCATGCGCGGGCACGACTACGCGTGCGACGTGATCCTGGTGGAGCGCGTGTCCGCGTCGATCGAGGTGGCCGCCGCGCTGGAGCTGCGCACCGGCGAATCGGTCTACCACTCGATCTGCATCCACCGCGAGGACGGCGTGCCGGTGCAGCTGGAAGACCGCTACGTGAACCCGCGCGTGGCGCCCGATTTCATCACGCAGGACTTTGCCGATACCCAGCCCGGCGAATACCTGCTGCGCAACGTGCCGTACGACCAGGTCGAGCATGTGGTCGACGCCATCGCCGCCACGCCCGAGCAGGCCGCGCAGCTGGAAATGCCGCCCACCCAGCCGTGCCTGCTGCTGACGCGCCGCACGTGGACCAGTGGCGTACCGGTCACGTTCGTGCGATGCCTGCATCCGGGCAACCGCTACCGGCTGGGCAGCCGCTTTCGCGCCGACGGCAATCCCGCCTTCGGCTAG